The Verrucomicrobium spinosum DSM 4136 = JCM 18804 genome includes a region encoding these proteins:
- a CDS encoding TIGR02597 family protein has product MKPKVFLLAAFVAAVSTQGISMAAEVSTDPLGVFTFETSGNSDSYVYLPLRRVPEFVGTVATVSKNGAYDVGEPFTDTNNNSVRDSGEVFVDTDNVVTLSGTPGLISNQFVYAAGTQPKHFYMLVSSGSRAGMYYTVLANGVGTLTVDAAGDNLLSTLAAGATVDVVPFQTLSSIFPAGGGVHPCSTHSIANRQSEILIPDNGTAGKDLAAVVSYYYFSGSTGAGPGWRRAGAASVLANDDVLLPDTFFIIRHNIATPTTVKMLGGVQMATLSTPLNVSAGVDQDNAVALPFATEVTLAQLNLIASGAFVGSSTHSIATRQDQVLVWDNSIPGRNKAADASYYYYTGSSGAGPGWRKSGVANTIADSDVVISNSKCIVIRKKAGTVASSVLWSVRPSYVAAP; this is encoded by the coding sequence ATGAAACCCAAGGTCTTCCTCCTGGCAGCTTTTGTTGCCGCCGTCTCTACGCAAGGGATCTCCATGGCCGCAGAGGTTTCGACGGATCCGTTGGGGGTATTCACCTTTGAAACTTCAGGCAATTCGGACTCTTACGTCTACCTTCCCTTGCGACGTGTTCCTGAATTTGTTGGAACTGTTGCGACGGTCTCAAAGAACGGTGCCTATGACGTGGGGGAGCCATTCACCGATACTAACAACAATAGTGTCCGGGATTCCGGCGAGGTGTTTGTGGACACCGATAATGTTGTTACTCTAAGTGGCACTCCGGGTCTCATTTCGAATCAGTTTGTGTATGCCGCTGGCACACAACCAAAGCACTTTTACATGTTGGTGAGCAGTGGCTCACGGGCGGGCATGTACTACACAGTGCTTGCTAATGGGGTAGGAACTTTGACCGTGGACGCTGCGGGGGACAACCTCCTTTCAACGTTGGCTGCGGGAGCAACCGTGGATGTAGTTCCTTTTCAAACCTTAAGTTCAATTTTTCCAGCAGGAGGTGGCGTACATCCCTGCTCCACACACTCCATTGCCAATAGGCAGTCGGAGATTCTGATTCCAGACAATGGCACAGCCGGGAAAGATTTGGCTGCCGTAGTGTCATACTATTATTTTTCAGGCTCTACGGGAGCAGGTCCTGGCTGGAGAAGGGCAGGTGCTGCAAGCGTTTTGGCGAATGATGATGTGTTGCTGCCTGATACATTTTTCATAATTCGGCATAACATTGCCACCCCTACCACCGTGAAAATGTTAGGTGGGGTTCAGATGGCAACCTTGAGCACGCCCCTCAATGTTTCAGCAGGGGTTGATCAGGACAACGCAGTGGCTTTGCCGTTCGCGACTGAAGTCACTTTGGCTCAGCTGAATCTGATTGCATCGGGAGCGTTTGTCGGCAGTTCGACCCATTCCATTGCCACCCGTCAGGACCAGGTGCTTGTGTGGGATAACTCTATTCCAGGGCGTAACAAGGCAGCAGACGCCAGCTACTATTACTATACTGGTTCCAGTGGGGCAGGACCGGGTTGGAGAAAGTCAGGGGTGGCTAACACCATTGCGGACTCCGATGTGGTTATTAGCAATAGCAAGTGCATCGTGATCAGAAAGAAAGCCGGGACCGTTGCGAGTTCGGTTCTCTGGTCGGTTCGCCCCTCCTATGTCGCTGCGCCTTAA
- a CDS encoding PEP-CTERM sorting domain-containing protein (PEP-CTERM proteins occur, often in large numbers, in the proteomes of bacteria that also encode an exosortase, a predicted intramembrane cysteine proteinase. The presence of a PEP-CTERM domain at a protein's C-terminus predicts cleavage within the sorting domain, followed by covalent anchoring to some some component of the (usually Gram-negative) cell surface. Many PEP-CTERM proteins exhibit an unusual sequence composition that includes large numbers of potential glycosylation sites. Expression of one such protein has been shown restore the ability of a bacterium to form floc, a type of biofilm.), producing the protein MKFIVATLVTLFAGLLPVNATITFLMQADLLKDSNGVAMSQDGVFMLVASTADATFQPILAGTSTAVGSTFGLDDRILFVGDLGSFGVDGVLDATIAIDSTLFAGLTTNDPLALYWFPTLTTGDTSIGEGTTYGFYTNAVAVDGSSAWLTPADPTSNYSLGFFTKDGSELSPGIGASNLASAGNAANTVSAVPEPSVSVLAMAGAMFAVFGRRRRRNRHP; encoded by the coding sequence ATGAAGTTCATAGTAGCCACTTTGGTCACGCTGTTCGCAGGCTTGCTTCCAGTGAACGCCACGATCACGTTTTTGATGCAAGCCGACCTCCTAAAAGATTCGAACGGAGTCGCAATGTCTCAGGATGGAGTGTTTATGCTGGTGGCGAGCACTGCAGACGCTACCTTCCAGCCGATCTTGGCGGGTACATCTACCGCTGTGGGAAGCACGTTTGGCCTGGACGATCGGATCTTGTTTGTCGGTGATTTAGGCTCGTTTGGAGTGGACGGTGTTCTCGATGCCACAATAGCCATTGATTCAACATTGTTCGCAGGACTCACCACAAACGACCCTCTGGCACTGTATTGGTTTCCCACGCTCACCACTGGCGATACGTCAATTGGCGAGGGGACCACATATGGTTTCTACACCAATGCCGTAGCTGTCGATGGGTCAAGCGCATGGCTCACTCCAGCCGACCCTACTAGCAATTATTCGTTGGGATTCTTTACCAAGGATGGCAGTGAGCTTAGCCCAGGAATTGGCGCGTCAAATCTGGCGAGCGCGGGCAACGCCGCCAATACTGTTTCCGCCGTACCCGAGCCAAGCGTTTCTGTCCTCGCCATGGCCGGTGCCATGTTCGCAGTCTTCGGCCGCAGGAGACGCCGCAATCGTCATCCGTGA